The Gordonia sp. KTR9 genome contains a region encoding:
- a CDS encoding HNH endonuclease, with protein MFLYLGVMPELTTLLDQLIETAPPADDSTGTATFDALNVLRLIRNTVDHQIVTHTAQLDELEVAHKAGGTTRQLLIEMGHAPAIASRIMRSVDGLPTLPALARHAADGRLSSEVVDAIVRGMNHIDKRSATAISDDERSEYEIELIGQALSGATPTQVLEHARTIANTLADATDTGIPAAEDSSLNTVNVHTTDDGRIDIRADLTQVVGEKFLAMIDERSCPRPEPDGANDRRTAEQRRADAFELILDQAALGASIDSIGSPRTQLVVTIPAAGADPATLPWTGSVSQATAKRLSCDGSLTEIVLDSEGVPLQMGHARRLFLAHLRKAVIVRDGCCIKCGAPPSHTQVHHIEHWADGGSTDLDNGCLLCQRCHTQVHHHGWDIVLGYDRHPWLIPPASIDPQRRPMPAYNRRTMRLDNAA; from the coding sequence ATGTTCCTGTACCTTGGAGTCATGCCAGAGCTCACCACCCTCCTCGATCAGCTCATCGAGACCGCACCGCCCGCCGACGACTCCACGGGCACAGCAACATTCGACGCGTTGAACGTGTTGCGGTTGATTCGCAACACCGTCGATCACCAGATCGTCACTCACACAGCACAACTCGACGAACTCGAAGTCGCACACAAGGCAGGTGGCACCACCCGGCAGCTCTTGATCGAGATGGGACACGCACCCGCCATCGCCTCACGCATCATGCGAAGCGTCGACGGCCTACCCACGCTGCCCGCCCTGGCACGTCACGCCGCCGACGGACGCCTGTCGTCGGAAGTCGTCGACGCCATCGTCCGCGGGATGAACCACATCGACAAACGCTCGGCGACAGCCATTTCCGACGACGAGCGCTCCGAGTACGAGATCGAACTCATCGGTCAAGCACTCTCCGGGGCGACACCGACACAAGTGCTTGAACACGCGCGCACGATCGCCAACACCCTTGCCGACGCCACCGACACTGGCATCCCTGCCGCCGAGGACTCGTCGTTGAACACCGTCAACGTCCACACCACCGACGACGGCCGTATCGACATCCGCGCCGACCTCACCCAGGTCGTCGGCGAGAAGTTCCTGGCGATGATCGACGAACGTTCCTGCCCACGACCTGAACCCGACGGCGCCAACGACCGACGCACCGCTGAGCAACGCCGCGCCGACGCCTTCGAGTTGATCCTCGACCAAGCCGCATTGGGTGCGAGCATTGACAGCATCGGCAGTCCCCGCACGCAGCTGGTGGTGACCATCCCCGCCGCCGGCGCCGATCCGGCAACCCTGCCGTGGACTGGATCCGTCAGCCAGGCCACCGCGAAACGACTGTCGTGCGACGGGTCGTTGACCGAGATCGTCCTCGACAGTGAGGGAGTTCCATTGCAGATGGGGCACGCCCGGCGGTTGTTCCTGGCGCACCTACGTAAAGCCGTGATCGTCAGAGATGGCTGCTGCATCAAATGTGGTGCGCCGCCGTCGCATACGCAAGTCCACCACATCGAGCACTGGGCCGACGGTGGTTCCACCGACCTCGACAACGGGTGTCTGCTCTGCCAACGCTGCCACACCCAGGTCCACCACCACGGCTGGGACATCGTCCTCGGCTACGACCGACACCCCTGGCTCATCCCGCCCGCATCGATCGACCCACAACGACGGCCCATGCCCGCCTACAACCGGCGCACCATGCGACTCGACAACGCCGCCTGA
- a CDS encoding alkane 1-monooxygenase, whose product MSTASTPSTADDSHLEWKDRKRHLWLLGLIPPTSIFLAMVLVAGFNAVGHGFEVLSPVWWWIGPMLVYVLLPILDVFFGPDGSNPPDELMEQLENDKYYRYCTYVYIPFQIASLVMACYLWTADDLSWLGIDGGLGLASKIGLALSVGAMGGIGINTAHELGHKKDDLERWLSKITLAQTFYGHFFIEHNRGHHVRVATPEDPASSRFGESFWRFLPRSVWGSLKSSVGLERKRLERAGKPFWHPSNDVLNAWAMSIVLWGALMATFGWEILPFLVIQAVYGFSLLETVNYLEHYGLLRQKTTTGRYERCTPEHSWNSDHICTNIFLYHLQRHSDHHANPTRRYQTLRSFDDSPNLPSGYASMITLAYFPPIWRRVMDKRVLDHYDGDVERINIAPHRREHDHARLLPADLAAGDGQAGARPLRRRRRTHQHRTASPGSIRLTV is encoded by the coding sequence ATGAGTACCGCATCGACCCCATCCACCGCGGACGACTCCCACCTCGAGTGGAAGGACCGCAAGCGCCATCTGTGGCTGCTCGGCCTGATACCACCGACGTCGATCTTCCTGGCGATGGTGCTCGTCGCCGGCTTCAATGCCGTCGGCCACGGCTTCGAGGTCCTCTCGCCCGTCTGGTGGTGGATCGGGCCGATGCTGGTCTATGTCCTGCTGCCCATCCTCGATGTCTTCTTCGGGCCCGACGGATCGAATCCGCCCGACGAGCTGATGGAGCAGCTGGAGAACGACAAGTACTACCGCTACTGCACCTACGTCTACATCCCGTTCCAGATCGCGAGCCTCGTGATGGCCTGCTATCTGTGGACGGCCGACGACCTCAGCTGGCTCGGTATCGACGGCGGGCTCGGTCTCGCCTCGAAGATCGGGCTGGCCCTGTCGGTCGGCGCGATGGGCGGGATCGGGATCAACACCGCTCACGAACTGGGCCACAAGAAGGACGACCTCGAACGCTGGCTGTCGAAGATCACTCTCGCCCAGACCTTTTACGGGCACTTCTTCATCGAACACAACCGCGGGCACCACGTACGGGTCGCAACGCCCGAGGACCCGGCCAGCTCACGTTTCGGAGAATCGTTCTGGCGCTTCCTTCCCCGCAGCGTCTGGGGAAGCCTGAAGTCCTCCGTCGGACTCGAGCGCAAGCGGCTCGAGCGAGCGGGCAAGCCCTTCTGGCACCCGAGCAACGACGTCCTCAACGCGTGGGCGATGTCGATAGTGCTCTGGGGTGCGCTCATGGCGACCTTCGGCTGGGAGATCCTGCCGTTCCTCGTGATCCAGGCCGTCTACGGGTTCTCGCTGCTGGAGACCGTCAACTATCTCGAGCACTACGGTCTACTCCGCCAGAAGACGACGACCGGACGCTACGAACGATGCACACCCGAGCACAGCTGGAACTCCGACCACATCTGCACGAACATCTTCCTGTACCACCTCCAGCGGCACAGCGATCACCACGCGAATCCCACCCGGCGGTACCAGACCCTCCGCAGCTTCGATGACTCCCCGAATCTGCCGAGCGGATACGCGAGCATGATCACGCTCGCCTACTTCCCGCCGATCTGGCGGCGGGTGATGGACAAGCGGGTGCTCGACCATTACGACGGAGACGTCGAACGCATCAACATCGCACCGCATCGCCGCGAGCATGATCACGCTCGCCTACTTCCCGCCGATCTGGCGGCGGGTGATGGACAAGCGGGTGCTCGACCATTACGACGGAGACGTCGAACGCATCAACATCGCACCGCATCGCCGGGGAGTATCAGACTAACGGTGTAA
- a CDS encoding IS256 family transposase gives MTDTLVAVEPSDEHDDGIVEVPADRSVDELEVARELVRQAREAGVRLTGPDGLLKAMTKTVLETALDEEMSEHLGYDKHDQRGRGSGNSRNGSRSKTVLTDACGQVEIDVPRDRAGTFEPQIVKKRQRRLTDVDEVVLSLYARGLTTGEISAHFADIYGAAVSKDTISRITDRVLEEMATWHARPLERVYAALFIDAIHVKIRDGQVGPRPIYAAIGVDLAGHRDVLGMWAGEGDGESAKYWLAVLTELKNRGVADIFFLVCDGLKGLPQSVGAVFPDTVVQTCVIHLIRGTFRYAGRQHRDAIAKAIKPIYTAPTAAAAAEALDAFDAEWGHRYPAAIRLWRNAWQEFIPFLDYDIEVRKVICSTNAIESLNARYRRAVRARGHFPNEQSALKCLYLVTRSLDPTGTGQKRWTMRWKPALNAFAITFADRMPASEDN, from the coding sequence ATGACCGACACTCTGGTGGCTGTGGAGCCATCTGATGAACACGATGACGGGATCGTCGAGGTGCCTGCGGACCGCAGCGTCGATGAACTCGAGGTAGCCCGCGAGCTGGTCCGCCAGGCCCGGGAGGCCGGGGTCCGCCTGACCGGTCCGGATGGGTTGCTCAAAGCGATGACCAAAACGGTGCTCGAGACGGCGCTCGATGAAGAGATGTCTGAGCATCTCGGTTACGACAAGCACGACCAGCGTGGTCGCGGGAGTGGCAACTCGCGCAACGGGTCTCGGTCGAAGACCGTGCTGACTGATGCGTGTGGGCAGGTCGAGATCGATGTCCCGCGGGATCGGGCGGGCACCTTCGAGCCGCAGATCGTGAAGAAGCGCCAACGCCGCTTGACTGATGTGGATGAGGTGGTGTTGTCGCTGTATGCCCGTGGGCTCACCACCGGTGAAATCAGCGCCCATTTCGCCGACATCTACGGTGCTGCGGTCTCCAAAGACACGATCAGCCGGATCACCGACCGGGTGCTCGAAGAGATGGCCACCTGGCATGCCCGTCCGCTCGAACGCGTCTACGCCGCGTTGTTCATCGACGCCATCCATGTCAAAATCCGCGATGGGCAGGTAGGGCCCCGGCCGATCTACGCCGCGATCGGGGTGGATCTGGCCGGGCATCGTGACGTGCTCGGGATGTGGGCAGGTGAAGGCGATGGTGAGTCGGCAAAGTACTGGCTGGCGGTGCTTACCGAGCTGAAGAACCGGGGTGTAGCCGACATCTTCTTCCTCGTCTGCGACGGGCTAAAAGGCCTGCCGCAATCGGTCGGGGCGGTCTTTCCCGACACGGTGGTGCAGACGTGTGTCATCCATCTGATCCGGGGCACATTCCGCTATGCCGGCCGCCAGCACCGCGATGCTATCGCCAAGGCGATCAAACCGATCTACACCGCCCCCACCGCTGCAGCCGCGGCCGAGGCGCTGGATGCGTTCGACGCCGAGTGGGGGCACCGGTACCCGGCAGCTATCCGGTTGTGGCGCAACGCATGGCAAGAATTCATACCGTTCCTCGACTACGACATCGAGGTCCGTAAGGTGATCTGCTCGACGAATGCGATCGAGTCACTCAACGCCCGCTACCGGCGCGCAGTGCGGGCTCGTGGGCATTTCCCGAACGAGCAGTCGGCGCTAAAGTGCCTGTACCTGGTGACCCGGTCGCTCGATCCGACCGGCACCGGACAGAAACGATGGACAATGCGGTGGAAACCAGCACTCAACGCATTCGCCATCACCTTCGCCGACCGCATGCCGGCCAGCGAAGACAACTAA
- a CDS encoding rubredoxin, whose product MSTFRCPVCDYVYDETAGAPREGFPPGTAWSDVPDDWACPDCGVREKVDFLAAEGEASGPNGSGEGVSVR is encoded by the coding sequence ATGAGCACATTCCGCTGCCCGGTGTGCGATTACGTCTACGACGAGACCGCAGGCGCACCCCGTGAGGGGTTCCCGCCCGGCACCGCATGGTCCGACGTCCCGGACGACTGGGCGTGTCCTGACTGCGGTGTGCGAGAGAAGGTCGACTTTCTCGCGGCCGAGGGCGAAGCGAGTGGGCCGAATGGATCCGGCGAAGGAGTGTCAGTCCGATGA
- a CDS encoding rubredoxin, giving the protein MNFKLFRCEVCGFEYDEELGWPEDGIEPGTRWADIPDDWSCPDCGAAKADFEMIEVARP; this is encoded by the coding sequence ATGAACTTCAAGCTCTTCCGTTGTGAGGTCTGCGGTTTCGAATACGACGAGGAGCTCGGCTGGCCGGAGGACGGCATCGAGCCTGGCACACGCTGGGCCGACATCCCCGACGACTGGAGCTGCCCGGACTGCGGTGCGGCAAAGGCCGATTTCGAGATGATCGAGGTGGCCCGCCCGTGA
- a CDS encoding NAD(P)/FAD-dependent oxidoreductase yields the protein MSVARAGGPGSESVVIVGTGVAGITAAETLRTNGFDGTITVFGEEPHLPYRRTALSKNLVAGDLSDTKITLRPPGYWSERGIDIVTSTRVVDVDPSSRRVRLADVTEVAYDALVLATGGRARRLPGQSSPPSSLRTRRDAEGLREAIADGPVIIIGGGLIGLEIAAAVATPGEGSRVTVVERGSSLLSRVVPPTVAEAVATLHRERGVRILTGAVPVATGPHSVTLSDGRTLTGTVISAIGMEPELGLARSAGLPVDPAGIVVDDSLRTGVPGVYAAGDVAARPHPLTGAPMRAEQWLTATEHGRLVAMTIAADLGLNADTAAPVPRVPLAWTMQYSINIQLVGWPNAGDRVDVEPDDSNSIVRSFSAGRLVGAVCIGRGGSGRSLRAEIESSLQPAGVGG from the coding sequence GTGAGCGTCGCCCGTGCCGGCGGCCCCGGGAGCGAATCGGTGGTGATCGTCGGTACCGGCGTCGCCGGCATCACCGCCGCGGAGACACTGCGTACCAACGGTTTCGACGGGACGATCACCGTGTTCGGAGAGGAGCCACACCTCCCCTACCGTCGGACTGCCCTGAGCAAGAACCTCGTCGCCGGTGACCTGTCGGACACCAAGATCACGCTTCGTCCGCCCGGGTACTGGTCGGAGCGGGGCATCGACATCGTGACCTCGACCCGAGTCGTCGACGTCGACCCCTCGTCGCGACGGGTCCGCCTCGCCGACGTCACCGAGGTCGCCTACGACGCGCTGGTCCTGGCCACCGGCGGACGGGCCCGGCGGTTGCCCGGCCAGTCGTCGCCTCCCTCCTCGTTACGCACCCGGCGCGATGCGGAGGGACTTCGGGAGGCGATCGCGGACGGACCAGTGATCATCATCGGCGGCGGACTGATCGGTCTGGAGATCGCCGCGGCGGTCGCGACACCCGGTGAGGGATCGCGCGTCACCGTGGTCGAGCGCGGTTCATCGCTCCTGTCCCGTGTCGTCCCGCCGACGGTGGCCGAGGCGGTGGCAACGCTGCATCGCGAACGTGGTGTGCGGATTCTCACCGGCGCGGTGCCCGTCGCCACCGGCCCACACTCGGTGACGCTGTCTGACGGGCGCACGTTGACGGGGACGGTGATCAGTGCGATCGGGATGGAACCCGAGCTCGGTTTGGCCCGCAGCGCTGGACTTCCCGTCGATCCGGCCGGCATCGTCGTCGACGATTCGCTGCGAACGGGTGTGCCCGGCGTATATGCCGCGGGTGACGTCGCCGCGCGTCCGCATCCGTTGACCGGGGCGCCGATGCGTGCGGAGCAGTGGCTCACCGCGACCGAGCACGGCAGACTGGTCGCCATGACGATCGCCGCCGACCTCGGGCTGAACGCCGACACCGCCGCACCCGTGCCGCGTGTGCCACTGGCCTGGACGATGCAGTATTCCATCAACATCCAGCTCGTCGGGTGGCCGAACGCGGGAGATCGTGTCGACGTCGAGCCCGACGATTCGAATTCGATCGTCCGCTCGTTCTCCGCCGGTCGACTCGTCGGCGCGGTCTGCATCGGAAGGGGTGGTTCCGGGCGGTCCCTGCGCGCCGAGATCGAGTCCTCCCTCCAGCCGGCCGGCGTCGGCGGATGA
- a CDS encoding TetR/AcrR family transcriptional regulator, whose amino-acid sequence MTTRNYAQDSKALLRNSLLDGLHDLLLERDWAEVRMSDVAATTGVSRQTVYNEFGSRYGLAQGYAVRLAGRFAGHVADSLAGSVGDVTEALHKGFGEFFAGVATDPLIASLLSGEAKPDLMKLITTDAAPIITTAADRLADAFRESTWLSMHDSDVVRISRAITRMALSYIAMPPEGDRDVASDLAAIIAPAVEVARARV is encoded by the coding sequence ATGACCACCCGCAACTACGCACAGGACAGCAAGGCCCTGCTGCGCAACTCGCTGCTCGATGGACTGCACGACCTGCTGCTGGAACGGGACTGGGCGGAGGTGCGCATGTCCGATGTCGCGGCCACCACCGGGGTCAGCCGCCAGACCGTCTACAACGAGTTCGGGTCCCGCTACGGACTCGCGCAGGGTTACGCGGTCCGGTTGGCAGGCCGATTCGCGGGCCATGTGGCGGATTCGCTTGCCGGTTCCGTCGGCGACGTCACCGAAGCCCTGCACAAGGGTTTCGGTGAGTTCTTCGCCGGGGTCGCCACCGATCCGCTGATCGCCTCGCTGCTGTCCGGCGAGGCCAAACCCGACCTCATGAAGCTGATCACCACCGACGCCGCGCCGATCATCACCACGGCGGCCGACCGGTTGGCCGACGCCTTCCGCGAGTCCACCTGGCTGTCGATGCACGACTCCGACGTGGTGCGGATCTCGCGTGCGATCACCCGGATGGCGCTCAGCTACATCGCGATGCCTCCCGAAGGCGATCGGGATGTGGCGTCCGACCTCGCCGCGATCATCGCCCCGGCCGTCGAAGTCGCCCGCGCACGCGTGTGA